One Osmerus mordax isolate fOsmMor3 chromosome 26, fOsmMor3.pri, whole genome shotgun sequence DNA segment encodes these proteins:
- the ccdc124 gene encoding coiled-coil domain-containing protein 124 yields MPKKFQGENSKAATAKARKAEAKAVVDARKKQELEDALWQENDKHVLKKEQRKDDKEKKRLEALERKKENQRLLDEESARIRGRATAELATGKVTGKVTRAQIEETLRIEQQQLEEEPTLKEKSHLETPLEENVNRIVFEEGEVEARTIEDAISVLSTSEEVDRHPERRVKAAYAAYEEANMPRLKMENPNMRLSQLKQQLKKEWMKSPENPLNQHFNTYNSK; encoded by the exons ATGCCGAAAAAGTTCCAGGGCGAGAACTCCAAGGCGGCCACTGCCAAGGCCCGCAAGGCAGAGGCTAAAGCGGTGGTAGACGCCCGCAAaaagcaggagctggaggacgcCCTTTGGCAGGAGAACGATAAACATGTGCTAAAGAAAGAGCAGAGAAAG GATGACAAGGAAAAAAAACGTCTGGAGGCTttggaaagaaagaaggagaatcAGCGACTCCTGGACGAGGAGAGCGCAAGGATCCGGGGAAGAGCCACCGCGGAGCTTGCGACCGGCAAAGTCACCGGCAAGGTCACCAGGGCACAGATTGAGGAGACACTTCGCATCGAACAGCAACAGCTCGAAGAAGAGCCCACACTGAAAG AGAAGAGCCACCTGGAGACTCCCCTGGAAGAGAACGTGAACAGGATCGTCTTTGAGGAAGGGGAAGTGGAGGCCAGAACCATAGAGGATGCCATCTCCGTGCTCAG CACGAGCGAGGAGGTGGACCGCCACCCCGAGCGCAGGGTGAAGGCGGCGTACGCGGCGTACGAGGAGGCCAACATGCCCCGCCTGAAGATGGAGAACCCCAACATGAGGTTGTCGCAGCTCAAGCAGCAGCTGAAGAAGGAGTGGATGAAGTCTCCGGAGAACCCCCTCAACCAGCATTTCAACACCTACAACAGCAAGTGA
- the LOC136936017 gene encoding small conductance calcium-activated potassium channel protein 1-like isoform X1, producing the protein MRLVLVKPTNATHRLDSTGDRRRDRDPEHCNSRGASPTGPSEVMRYQYSGTALHPRASTRERGGNFATTVSSHATTNGVPLLPVSSPQPSPLKTRSTTLSQLSNQDLLRFCSQIGSPPDLHLGSVQSAEWHGTDMGHPSQVCRCDGPSLNMLQDSEAASFQPRSKQGFLKDCLTGFSKSGNLSTKKQPRSLVPSTINIFPQVLNQEDDMKEMVNCFKDSFMSHCEGDGELNEHHQQKQNNHFKLKDHDLPHVSTAENPDHLLNIPLHSVESSEARRHLIFSQSQGEQQPSLTPQKTSGRSPRNCCVGDLADLCGNQPQSLQQYLRQDSDPQRGFHRNSWTSDDKKQPVCPKHHQFPAYPPFTSTPRVRRSSEAASKHGSIYSSTSSHRWQENHYCNEKRNKQPDNQGQDGSKSSLSNCSPTPLNTFPTGGTFYGDAARPLESHGTSESHLVDPAFERQPVQSSFLEEVFSKSVGEDSSKACSDSLTRDGGEAPQRKTKDIGYRLGQRRALFGKRKQLSDYALICGMFGIVAMVAETELSSVVYTKASTYSFALKCLISLSTAILLGLILMYHAREIQLFMVDNGADDWRIAMTYERIFLLLLELLVCAVHPIPGQYAFAWTTRLPFANPPSAAKSDIDIVLSIPMFLRLYLIGRVMLLHSKLFSDASSRSIGALNKISFDTRFVMKTLMTICPGTVLLVFSVSCWIIAAWTVRVCERYHDSQGVTSNFLGAMWLISITFLSIGYGDMVPHTYCGKGVCLLTGIMGAGCTALVVAVVARKSELTRAEKHVHNFMMDTQLYKRVKNTAANVLRETWLIYKHTKLVQKIDHAKVRKHQRKFLQAIHQLRRIKMEQRKLMDQANTLVDLAKTQSMMYDLVSDLQRRSEEMDRRMETLEGKLDAILLSLQALPSSLSQAMTQQQADFLDGLLHRVRAASLVSAPDLPCPSSVTSEILLHSGSPAHIPEI; encoded by the exons ATGAGGCTGGTTTTGGTCAAACCCACCAATGCAACACACCGTCTCGACTCAACTGGAGATAGGCGTCGTGACCGTGATCCTGAACACTGCAACTCAAGGGGGGCATCTCCTACCGGACCATCCGAGGTCATGAGATATCAGTACTCTGGAACAGCCCTCCATCCCCGGGCCTCGACGCGAGAACGTGGCGGCAACTTCGCCACAACAGTTTCCTCGCACGCAACCACAAATGGAGTTCCCCTGCTGCCCGTTTCTTCTCCACAACCGTCTCCGCTCAAAACGCGGAGCACCACGCTTTCGCAATTGAGCAATCAAGACCTGCTTCGTTTCTGCAGTCAGATAGGAAGCCCCCCTGATCTTCACCTGGGCTCGGTTCAGTCTGCTGAGTGGCATGGGACCGACATGGGCCATCCCAGCCAGGTGTGTCGCTGCGATGGTCCTTCTCTCAACATGCTCCAGGATTCGGAGGCAGCCAGTTTCCAGCCTCGGTCCAAGCAGGGCTTCCTCAAGGACTGCCTCACCGGGTTTTCCAAGAGTGGAAATCTTAGCACTAAGAAGCAACCGAGGTCCTTGGTGCCATCGACAATAAATATTTTCCCTCAAGTCCTTAATCAAGAGGATGACATGAAAGAGATGGTTAATTGCTTCAAGGATAGTTTCATGTCCCACtgtgaaggagatggagaattAAATGAGCATCAccagcaaaaacaaaacaaccatttTAAACTCAAAGATCATGATTTACCTCATGTTTCGACCGCCGAAAACCCAGACCATCTTCTCAACATCCCTTTGCATTCAGTCGAATCCAGTGAAGCCAGACGGCACCTGATTTTCTCCCAGAGTCAAGGGGAGCAGCAACCGTCGTTAACGCCTCAGAAGACGTCGGGTCGAAGTCCACGGAACTGCTGTGTCGGTGACCTGGCCGACCTTTGCGGGAACCAGCCACAATCGCTTCAGCAGTATCTACGGCAAGACTCAGATCCACAACGTGGTTTTCACCGAAACAGCTGGACTTCGGATGACAAAAAACAACCCGTCTGCCCAAAGCATCACCAGTTCCCGGCCTATCCTCCATTCACCAGCACCCCTCGTGTAAGGAGGTCGTCTGAGGCGGCCAGCAAACACGGAAGTATTTATTCTTCTACAAGTAGCCATCGCTGGCAGGAGAATCATTACTGTAATGAGAAGAGGAACAAGCAACCGGATAATCAG GGCCAAGACGGGTCTAAGTCGTCCCTCTCCAATTGTTCTCCAACCCCCTTAAACACCTTCCCGACCGGTGGCACCTTCTACGGAGACGCCGCGAGACCTCTGGAGAGCCACGGGACTTCCGAGAGTCATTTGGTCGACCCGGCCTTTGAGAGACAGCCTGTCCAGAGCTCCTTTTTAGAGGAGGTCTTTTCGAAAAGCGTCGGCGAGGACTCGAGTAAGGCCTGCAGCGACAGCCTCACCAGGGACGGAGGCGAGGCGCCACAGAGGAAGACGAAGGACATCGGCTACCGGCTGGGCCAACGCAGGGCGCTCTTCGGGAAGCGCAAGCAGCTGAGCGACTACGCGTTGATCTGCGGGATGTTTGGGATCGTCGCCATGGTGGCCGAGACGGAACTGTCCTCCGTCGTTTACACCAAG GCATCGACGTACTCCTTTGCGTTGAAATGCCTCATCAGTCTCTCTACTGCTATATTGCTAGGcctcattctgatgtaccatgcccGGGAAATACAG CTCTTCATGGTGGACAATGGAGCGGATGATTGGAGGATAGCCATGACCTACGAGCGgatcttcctgctcctcctggagcTCCTGGTCTGTGCCGTGCACCCCATCCCCGGCCAGTACGCGTTCGCCTGGACCACGCGGCTGCCCTTCGCCAACCCTCCCTCCGCGGCCAAGTCCGACATCGACATCGTCCTCTCCATCCCCATGTTCCTGCGCCTCTATCTGATCGGCCGAGTCATGCTGCTCCACAGCAAGCTGTTCAGCGACGCGTCCTCGCGGAGCATCGGAGCCCTGAACAAGATCAGCTTCGACACGCGCTTCGTCATGAAGACTCTGATGACCATCTGCCCCGGCACCGTGCTTCTGGTGTTTAGCGTGTCTTGCTGGATCATCGCCGCGTGGACCGTCCGCGTGTGCGAGAG GTATCATGACTCTCAGGGGGTGACCAGTAACTTCCTGGGAGCCATGTGGCTTATCTCCATAACCTTCCTCTCCATTGGCTACGGAGATATGGTCCCTCACACGTACTGTGGGAAAGGAGTGTGTCTACTGACTGGTATCATG GGCGCTGGCTGTACTGCGTTGGTGGTCGCCGTGGTTGCGAGAAAGTCTGAGTTAACCCGGGCTGAGAAGCACGTTCACAATTTCATGATGGACACCCAGCTCTATAAACGG GTGAAAAACACAGCAGCTAATGTCCTCAGGGAAACATGGCTCATCTACAAACACACCAAGCTGGTCCAGAAGATCGACCACGCAAAGGTTCGCAAACACCAACGCAAATTTCTGCAAGCTATTCACCA GCTACGCAGAATTAAAATGGAGCAGAGGAAACTAATGGACCAGGCCAACACGCTTGTTGATTTAGCAAAG ACACAGAGCATGATGTATGACTTGGTCTCAGATCTCCAGCGGCGTAGCGAGGAGATGGACAGGCGGATGGAAACCTTGGAGGGCAAACTAGACGCAATCCTCCTCAGCCTGCAAGCCCTACCGAGCTCGCTCTCTCAGGCAATGACTCAGCAGCAAGCGGACTTCCTGGATGGCCTGCTGCACCGGGTGCGGGCAGCATCGTTAGTCTCTGCTCCTGACCTGCCATGTCCATCTTCCGTGACATCCGAAATCTTATTGCACAGTGGATCGCCTGCTCACATTCCTGAAATCTGA
- the LOC136936017 gene encoding small conductance calcium-activated potassium channel protein 2-like isoform X2 yields the protein MYHAREIQLFMVDNGADDWRIAMTYERIFLLLLELLVCAVHPIPGQYAFAWTTRLPFANPPSAAKSDIDIVLSIPMFLRLYLIGRVMLLHSKLFSDASSRSIGALNKISFDTRFVMKTLMTICPGTVLLVFSVSCWIIAAWTVRVCERYHDSQGVTSNFLGAMWLISITFLSIGYGDMVPHTYCGKGVCLLTGIMGAGCTALVVAVVARKSELTRAEKHVHNFMMDTQLYKRVKNTAANVLRETWLIYKHTKLVQKIDHAKVRKHQRKFLQAIHQLRRIKMEQRKLMDQANTLVDLAKTQSMMYDLVSDLQRRSEEMDRRMETLEGKLDAILLSLQALPSSLSQAMTQQQADFLDGLLHRVRAASLVSAPDLPCPSSVTSEILLHSGSPAHIPEI from the exons atgtaccatgcccGGGAAATACAG CTCTTCATGGTGGACAATGGAGCGGATGATTGGAGGATAGCCATGACCTACGAGCGgatcttcctgctcctcctggagcTCCTGGTCTGTGCCGTGCACCCCATCCCCGGCCAGTACGCGTTCGCCTGGACCACGCGGCTGCCCTTCGCCAACCCTCCCTCCGCGGCCAAGTCCGACATCGACATCGTCCTCTCCATCCCCATGTTCCTGCGCCTCTATCTGATCGGCCGAGTCATGCTGCTCCACAGCAAGCTGTTCAGCGACGCGTCCTCGCGGAGCATCGGAGCCCTGAACAAGATCAGCTTCGACACGCGCTTCGTCATGAAGACTCTGATGACCATCTGCCCCGGCACCGTGCTTCTGGTGTTTAGCGTGTCTTGCTGGATCATCGCCGCGTGGACCGTCCGCGTGTGCGAGAG GTATCATGACTCTCAGGGGGTGACCAGTAACTTCCTGGGAGCCATGTGGCTTATCTCCATAACCTTCCTCTCCATTGGCTACGGAGATATGGTCCCTCACACGTACTGTGGGAAAGGAGTGTGTCTACTGACTGGTATCATG GGCGCTGGCTGTACTGCGTTGGTGGTCGCCGTGGTTGCGAGAAAGTCTGAGTTAACCCGGGCTGAGAAGCACGTTCACAATTTCATGATGGACACCCAGCTCTATAAACGG GTGAAAAACACAGCAGCTAATGTCCTCAGGGAAACATGGCTCATCTACAAACACACCAAGCTGGTCCAGAAGATCGACCACGCAAAGGTTCGCAAACACCAACGCAAATTTCTGCAAGCTATTCACCA GCTACGCAGAATTAAAATGGAGCAGAGGAAACTAATGGACCAGGCCAACACGCTTGTTGATTTAGCAAAG ACACAGAGCATGATGTATGACTTGGTCTCAGATCTCCAGCGGCGTAGCGAGGAGATGGACAGGCGGATGGAAACCTTGGAGGGCAAACTAGACGCAATCCTCCTCAGCCTGCAAGCCCTACCGAGCTCGCTCTCTCAGGCAATGACTCAGCAGCAAGCGGACTTCCTGGATGGCCTGCTGCACCGGGTGCGGGCAGCATCGTTAGTCTCTGCTCCTGACCTGCCATGTCCATCTTCCGTGACATCCGAAATCTTATTGCACAGTGGATCGCCTGCTCACATTCCTGAAATCTGA